The Microbacterium forte sequence GAAGTGAGAGGAGCCGAGTTCCTCATCAACGGCGAGCCCTTCTACTTCCGCGGATTCGGCAAGCACGAGGACTCCCCGGTTCGAGGCAAAGGTCACGACCCCGCGTACATGGTGCACGACTTCCACCTGATGCGCTGGGCGGGGGCGAACTCGTTCCGAACCTCCCACTACCCCTATGCGGAGGACGTCCTGGAGTACGCCGATCGGCACGGAATCGTCGTGATCGACGAGACCGCGGCCGTCGGTCTCAACCTCGCGATCGGCGCCGGGATGGGCACGGGAGCGACCAGGGCGACGTTCGGACCGGAGGGCTTCGGAGACGAGACGAGAGCCGCTCACGCTCGCGCGATCCGCGAGCTGATCGCCCGGGACAAGAACCACCCGAGCGTCGTGATGTGGTGCATCGCCAACGAGCCGGCGTCGTTCGAGGAGGGAGCCCGCCCCTACTTCGAGCCGCTCGTGGCGCTCACCCGGGAGCTCGACCCGCATCGGCCCGTGACCTTCGCCAACCTCATCCAGGCATCGCATGAGACCGATCGCATCGCTGATCTGTTCGACGTCATCTGCCTCAACCGCTACTACGGCTGGTATGCCGACGGCGGCGACCTGCGCAGCGCCGAACGACACCTCGAGGCCGAACTCCGCGGGTGGGAGAGCACATACGGCAAACCTCTCGTCATGACCGAGTACGGAGCCGACACGATCGTCGGGACCCACTCGGTCTACGACCAGCCCTGGACCGAGGAGTATCAGCTCGCCTTCCTCGAGATGTACCACCGGGTCTTCGACAGGATCCCGGCGGTCGTCGGAGAGCAGGTCTGGAACTTCGCCGACTTCCACACGCCAGGCAGCGCCTTCCGCGTCGACGGCAACAAGAAGGGTGTGTTCACCCGCGATCGACGGCCCAAGGCCGCCGCTCACGCACTTCGTACCCGCTGGCGCGGCTGAAAAGGACCTTCCATGTCACACGCATCACTCGTCCGTCGCGACCGCGACCGACTGCTCCCCGCCGATCCGACGACGCGCTCGGTCGCGCGCGCCCTCTACGAGCGCGTCGCCGATGCCCCGATCATCTCGCCGCACGGTCACGTGCCGGTGGAATGCCTGGTCGAGGATCGCCCGTTCTCCGACCCGGCATCGCTACTGATCACACACGACCACTACGTCACCCGGCTGCTCCACGCGTCCGGGGTCGGCCTCGACGAGCTCGGGGTCGGCGGCAGTGCCGCGGACCCGCGCCAGGTGTGGCGGAGGTTCGCTGAGCGTTGGCCTCTGTTCGCGGGCACGGCGTCGGGGTACTGGATCTCGGAGTCTCTGCAGAATGTGCTCGACGTCACGGTGCCGCTCTCGGCGGCGACGGCGGATGAGGCGTACGACCGCATCGCGGATCAGCTCGCCACGCCCGAGCTGCGGCCGCGTGCGCTGTTCGAGCGCTTCGGCATCGAGGTGCTGGCGACGACCGACGATCCTCTGGACGATCTCGCAGGGCACGCGGCGCTCGCCGCGGAGGGCGCGGTCGGCCGGGTTCTGCCGACGTTCCGCCCCGACCGGTACCTGGATCCTGATGCGGCAGGGTTCGCGCAGAACGTCGAGCGGCTCGTCGCCGAGACGGGCAGCCCGGGCACGTTCGCCGGGTACCTCGCCGCCCTCGAGCAGCGGAGGCGGTACTTCATCGAGCACGGGGCCGTGTCCGCAGATCACGGTGTCGAGGTCCCCGACACGCTCGACCTCGCGCCCGAAGAAGGCGAGGGGCTCTTCGCCCGCGTCGTCTCCGGTGATGCGGATGCCGGGGAGCGTCACTCGTTCCGGGCGCACATGCTGCTGCAGATGGCCCGGATGAGCGTCGACGACGGACTCGTCATGACGGTGCACGCCGGCGTCGTGCGCAACCACAGCACGCAGACCTTCCGCCGCTTCGGCCCCGACTCCGGGCATGACATCCCGCGGCGCACAGACTTCGTCGGCGGTCTGCGGCCGCTTCTCGAGCGCTTCGGCCTCGAGCGCGATCTGCACCTGGTGCTCTTCGCCGTGGATGAGACCGTCTACTCTCGCGAGATCGCCCCGCTGGCGGGGTTCTACCCGAGCGTCTACATCGGCGCTCCCTGGTGGTTCCTCGATGCCCCGGATGCCATGGCACGGTTCCGCTCGGCGGTGACCGAGACGGCCGGGTTCTCGCGCGGGTCGGGGTTCATCGACGACACCCGCGCCTTCCTCTCCATACCGGCCCGACACGACACCGCACGCCGTGCGGATGCCGCATTCCTCGCCCGGCTGGTCGTCGAGGGGCGTGTGGACGAGGACGCGGCCGGCGCCGTCATCGACGACATCGTCGGGCCCCAGCCGAAGAGGGTGTTCAAGCTGTGAGCGGTGTGATGCTCGGAGTGCGCGAGTCGCCGGCACCACCGGTGCGGATCATCCATATGGGGCTCGGCGCCTTCCACCGCTCGCATCTGGCCTGGTACACGGCCCATGCCGGTGACTCGGCGCAGTGGGGGATCGCGGCGTACACCGGAAGGAGTGCCGGGCTCGCGGATGATCTCTCCGCCCAGGACGGTCTGTACACACTGATCGTGCGTTCGCCGGCAGGCGACGACGCCGAACGAATCGGGAGCATCGTCCGGGCGCATCCGGGCACGGACATCCCGTCATTCGTGAATGACGTCGCCGCTCCTGCGACCGCCATCGTCAGCCTGACTATCACCGAGGCCGCCTATGCCGATGATCGGACGGCTCTCGATCGAGCCCTGCTGGCAGGACTCCTCGACGACGACCTCGTCAGCGTGCGTCCTGTCACCGCCGTCGGTCGCCTCGTGCTCGGTCTGGAGGCGCGCAGGCGTTCGTGTTCCGGAGCTCTCGCTCTCGTCTCCTGTGACAACCTGGCCGACAACGGGGGAGTGCTGCGCGCCGCCGTCAGCTCTCTCGCGAGGGAGGTGCCGGGGCTCGTCGACTGGATCGATGCGCACGTGTCGTTCGTGTCGAGTTCGGTGGATCGGATCACCCCTCGACTCTCGGATGAGGAAACGACCGAGCTCTCGCGGCGCTACGGGGATCGTGCACCGGTGGTCGCAGAGAGCTTCTCCGACTGGGTCATCGCCGGAGAGTTCCCTGCGGGCCGGCCGCAGTGGGAAGTGGCGGGAGCCCGCCTCACCGACGACCTTGAACCGTGGGAGGCGCGGAAGCTCTGGCTGCTGAACGGCGCTCATACGCTTCTCGCGTCGCTCGGTCGGCTTCGTGGTCATCACACGGTCTCCGAGGCGATCGCCGACATGGTGTGCTTGCGCGCCGTCGACGCGTACTGGGATGAAGTCTGCCGGCATCTTCCGGCGGAGCTCGGACTGCAGGAATACCGGTTGGCGCTGCTCGACCGCTTCCGAAACCCGCGCATCCGGCATCTCCTCGCGCAGATCGGTCTCGATTCCGACACCAAGATGCGTGTGCGCGTCGCGCCGGTCGCAGAGCTCGAACGCAGGGCGGGGCGCCCCGCCGACGCGTGCGCAGCTGTCGTCGCGGCGTGGCTGGCGATCGGCGGACAGCGAGGGGATCGTTCATCCGTCGAATGCGCGGTCGCCGAGCTCAGCCCCGTGCTCGGCGACGACGAGGCGTTCGTCGATGAGGTGCTCGCGAGTCGGCGATCGATCGATGATCTCACACTTCGATAACGAGTTGGCAATCGGTTGTCATTGACTCGAATCCCTGCTTTACTGACATCAGACGCCGCCGTCCTCGTCCGCTAGACCCTTAATGACAAGCGGTTGCGCATCAAGTCGTTTCATCCAAAGGAGTATGAACAATGTGGAACACCCGTAAGCACCGTCGTGGCGTGGTCCTGCCCGCCGCGATGCTCATCACCGCACTCGCGGTGTCCGGCTGCGCGGCCGGAAGCGACCCCGAACCCGCAGGCACGTCGGCCACCGTCGTCGAGAAGGATCTCGCCATCGCGGCTGTCTCGGCGCCGAACTCGCTCGACCCGGCGCAGCTCGTCGATGGGCAGCAGATGTTCGTGTGGTCATCGATCCTCGACACTCTGCTCCGCAAGGATCCGGCCACGGGGGAGATCATCCCGGGTGCCGCGGAATCGTGGGAGTACAACGAGGACGGCACGCAGCTCACGCTCGTACTTCGTGAGGGAATGAGCTTCAGTTCGGGAGACCCGGTGAACGCGGACGCCGTCGTGGCGACCATGCTCCGCTCGCGGGAGACCGCCGGCAACGTGCAGAGTCGTCTGGCTTCGGTCACGGATGTCGTCGCCGAGGACGACCGGACGGTCGTGGTCTCGTTCGACGGCTTCGACCCGCAGTTCCTCGACAACCTCTCCTCCGGCCCGGGGGCGATCGGCGACCCTGCCACGATCGACGAGGAGCGCACCGCCACAGATCCCGTCGGCTCGGGGCCGTTCACACTCGACACCGAAAAGACCGTTCCCGGGAGCAGCTACGTGCTGGTGAAGCGAGACGACTACTGGGACGCGGAGAACGTCCCGTTCAAGACGCTGACGGTGAAGGTCCTTCAGGATCAGACGGCGTCGTTCAATGCGCTCCAGGCGGGCGAACTCAACGCGGCGACAGTGCAGACGCAGGTCGTCGGGCAGCTCGACAAGGAGAAGTTCTCGATCAAACAGAACGATGCGGTCGCGACGAGCTTCCTGAACATCCTGGACAGAGGCGGGGAGAAGTGGCCCGCTCTCGGAGATGAGAAGGTACGCCAGGCGATCAACCTCGCCATCGATCGGGACGCCGTCCTCAAGGGGCTGTACAGCGGAGTCGGAATCGCCACGACGCAGCTGGTGAGCCCATTCGGCGCCATCTACGACGAATCGCTCAACGACGAGTACGAGTACGACCCAGAGAAGGGGCGTGAGCTCGTCGAGGAGGCGGGCTACGCGGGGGAGAGCTTCCAGATCCCCAGCACCTTCCTGTCGACCACTGTGGAACCCGTTCTCACCCAGGCGTTCGCCGACATCGGCCTGACGCTGGAATGGGTCACGGTTCCTCCGCAGCAGGCGCAGTCGGCGGCTCGCTCCGGCGACTACGGTCTGTACTTCCAGATCCTCGGGTTCAATGCGGACAGCGCGGACCTGGCGACGACCTTCGCCCTGGACGGAGTCGGCAACCCGCGCGGCTACACCGATGACACCTTGGACCGGCTGTTCTCGGAGATCGACTCGACGGTCGCCTTCGACGACCGCGTACCGCTGTATCAGGAACTGAACGAGTACGTCGCCGATCAGGCATTCGTCGCGCCGCTGGTCTACGTCGGCGCTGTGTGGGCTACCGCCGACGGCATCAGCTACGTCGGAGAGGCGAACACCCTCTCCACGATCCGACAGTTCGACGTCACCGAGTGAGTGAGGGGTGGGGATGCGGTCCGCCGCATCCCCACCCGCACCGGGAGTTCTTTGATGCTCAGTTATATCCTTCGCCGTCTCGGTGCCGGGATCGTGCTCGCGATCCTGGTGACCCTGATCACCTTCCTGCTGCTCAGCACGTCGTTCGATGACGTCGCGCAGTCGATTCTCGGCACCGGTGCGACGCCGGATGTCGTTGCGGGGCTCATCGAGCAGAAGGGGTGGGATCGACCTGTCCTCGTCCAGTACTTCGACTGGCTGATCCACGCGGTTCAGGGCGACTTCGGCGTCTCCGTGTACACGTCGCTGCCAGTCGGACCGACCGTTCTCCAGCGCCTCGCCGTCACGCTCTCGATCATCGTCCCCGCGCTGATCCTGACCGTCATCATCTCGGTGGTGCTCGGCGTCTGGTCTGCCTCGCGCGGGGGAATCGTCGACCGCATCGCGCAGGGGATCTCTCTCATCGGGTACATCGTCCCCG is a genomic window containing:
- the uidA gene encoding beta-glucuronidase — protein: MLRPQWSPTRELVSLDGLWRFAADDDAVPEPWSDRLRTELEAPVPSSYDDLFADQEIRDHVGWVWYQRTVRVPRGWDGSRILVRVEAASHRARVYAGHSLVATHDGGFTPFDADVTDHAIPGEEFRLTIGVDNELTKATLPPGFVTVADDGRRQQRYLHDFYNYGGLPRSVWLAAVPPVRIEDITAVPDVDGADGIVRYDIVLSDPSVAADLSIRVLDGAGRQVAEGHGRTGEIRIPDAILWRPGAGHLYDLVVEATTETGVRDVYTLPVGIRTVEVRGAEFLINGEPFYFRGFGKHEDSPVRGKGHDPAYMVHDFHLMRWAGANSFRTSHYPYAEDVLEYADRHGIVVIDETAAVGLNLAIGAGMGTGATRATFGPEGFGDETRAAHARAIRELIARDKNHPSVVMWCIANEPASFEEGARPYFEPLVALTRELDPHRPVTFANLIQASHETDRIADLFDVICLNRYYGWYADGGDLRSAERHLEAELRGWESTYGKPLVMTEYGADTIVGTHSVYDQPWTEEYQLAFLEMYHRVFDRIPAVVGEQVWNFADFHTPGSAFRVDGNKKGVFTRDRRPKAAAHALRTRWRG
- the uxaC gene encoding glucuronate isomerase produces the protein MSHASLVRRDRDRLLPADPTTRSVARALYERVADAPIISPHGHVPVECLVEDRPFSDPASLLITHDHYVTRLLHASGVGLDELGVGGSAADPRQVWRRFAERWPLFAGTASGYWISESLQNVLDVTVPLSAATADEAYDRIADQLATPELRPRALFERFGIEVLATTDDPLDDLAGHAALAAEGAVGRVLPTFRPDRYLDPDAAGFAQNVERLVAETGSPGTFAGYLAALEQRRRYFIEHGAVSADHGVEVPDTLDLAPEEGEGLFARVVSGDADAGERHSFRAHMLLQMARMSVDDGLVMTVHAGVVRNHSTQTFRRFGPDSGHDIPRRTDFVGGLRPLLERFGLERDLHLVLFAVDETVYSREIAPLAGFYPSVYIGAPWWFLDAPDAMARFRSAVTETAGFSRGSGFIDDTRAFLSIPARHDTARRADAAFLARLVVEGRVDEDAAGAVIDDIVGPQPKRVFKL
- a CDS encoding mannitol dehydrogenase family protein, which produces MSGVMLGVRESPAPPVRIIHMGLGAFHRSHLAWYTAHAGDSAQWGIAAYTGRSAGLADDLSAQDGLYTLIVRSPAGDDAERIGSIVRAHPGTDIPSFVNDVAAPATAIVSLTITEAAYADDRTALDRALLAGLLDDDLVSVRPVTAVGRLVLGLEARRRSCSGALALVSCDNLADNGGVLRAAVSSLAREVPGLVDWIDAHVSFVSSSVDRITPRLSDEETTELSRRYGDRAPVVAESFSDWVIAGEFPAGRPQWEVAGARLTDDLEPWEARKLWLLNGAHTLLASLGRLRGHHTVSEAIADMVCLRAVDAYWDEVCRHLPAELGLQEYRLALLDRFRNPRIRHLLAQIGLDSDTKMRVRVAPVAELERRAGRPADACAAVVAAWLAIGGQRGDRSSVECAVAELSPVLGDDEAFVDEVLASRRSIDDLTLR
- a CDS encoding ABC transporter substrate-binding protein, encoding MWNTRKHRRGVVLPAAMLITALAVSGCAAGSDPEPAGTSATVVEKDLAIAAVSAPNSLDPAQLVDGQQMFVWSSILDTLLRKDPATGEIIPGAAESWEYNEDGTQLTLVLREGMSFSSGDPVNADAVVATMLRSRETAGNVQSRLASVTDVVAEDDRTVVVSFDGFDPQFLDNLSSGPGAIGDPATIDEERTATDPVGSGPFTLDTEKTVPGSSYVLVKRDDYWDAENVPFKTLTVKVLQDQTASFNALQAGELNAATVQTQVVGQLDKEKFSIKQNDAVATSFLNILDRGGEKWPALGDEKVRQAINLAIDRDAVLKGLYSGVGIATTQLVSPFGAIYDESLNDEYEYDPEKGRELVEEAGYAGESFQIPSTFLSTTVEPVLTQAFADIGLTLEWVTVPPQQAQSAARSGDYGLYFQILGFNADSADLATTFALDGVGNPRGYTDDTLDRLFSEIDSTVAFDDRVPLYQELNEYVADQAFVAPLVYVGAVWATADGISYVGEANTLSTIRQFDVTE